A region of Oncorhynchus nerka isolate Pitt River unplaced genomic scaffold, Oner_Uvic_2.0 unplaced_scaffold_4___fragment_2___debris, whole genome shotgun sequence DNA encodes the following proteins:
- the marveld2l gene encoding LOW QUALITY PROTEIN: MARVEL domain-containing protein 2 (The sequence of the model RefSeq protein was modified relative to this genomic sequence to represent the inferred CDS: inserted 1 base in 1 codon) produces MKSWNKIFKRGDPESVDGNSSLQKNSLNNAPLELTPQRALDDDLSDDANSTAHSSSTPPYVQGVGSGGDEGTLKDRLRTLLPQSWGSILQKWSNGDADSDLGSAGVKIVPNGTRVSPPVSPILERRYWDTQDSLGTSSKSSHRPLLRDVPIDNDLLHYLPEESELTSIHPAEYYAEKVEVYKLKYSYMKSWPGLLRLLAGFELLFGGMVLACVCAYIHKDSEWSNSYGLYSGAYNNGYGTSGKSYNGPMTLFVIAVVGVAWIVTILLLVIGLTMYYRTILLDSPWWPLTEGVINVALFLLYMAAGIVYLNDLNRGGXCYMTIGINPIMSSLCRVDGGQMAGTAFIFINMLMYLISFLVCLKMWRHEATRREVEFFENQENLRPIPVAQTKSPNPQTKRIVFEDEMDSSMRATKLLHVTDFQQEEPGSRNRAIPTGYAQKPRVIADYVMKYPEISSLEDREKYKAVFNDQYQEYKDLHKDISETLVKFRELDAMMGKLLKDGNSHEEQKRIQRILKKYEQKKSDPAFLEKKERCDYLKAKLSHIKNRIRNFDQDTMAKVRM; encoded by the exons ATGAAAAGCTGGAATAAGATATTCAAGAGAGGAGACCCGGAGAGTGTGGATGGGAACTCCTCTTTGCAGAAAAACTCCTTGAACAACGCCCCGCTAGAGCTAACCCCTCAGAGGGCCTTAGATGACGACCTTTCAGATGACGCAAACTCCACTGCCCACTCATCCAGCACTCCCCCATATGTACAAGGAGTGGGGAGTGGTGGGGACGAGGGGACCCTTAAGGACAGGTTGAGAACTCTCCTCCCCCAATCATGGGGCAGTATTCTCCAGAAATGGAGCAATGGGGATGCTGACTCTGACCTGGGCTCCGCAGGGGTCAAGATTGTGCCCAATGGGACCAGGGTGAGTCCACCTGTCAGTCCCATACTGGAGAGGAGGTACTGGGACACTCAGGACTCACTGGGGACCTCCAGCAAGAGTTCCCATAGGCCCTTGTTGAGGGACGTTCCTATAGATAATGACCTACTCCATTATCTTCCAGAGGAATCAGAGCTGACCAGTATCCATCCAGCTGAGTACTATGCTGAGAAGGTGGAGGTCTACAAGCTGAAGTACTCCTATATGAAATCATGGCCTGGGTTACTGAGACTCCTGGCTGGGTTTGAACTTCTCTTTGGCGGTATGGTCCTTGCCTGTGTCTGTGCCTACATCCATAAGGACAGTGAGTGGTCGAACTCCTATGGACTGTACAGTGGTGCGTATAACAATGGATATGGCACATCGGGGAAGTCCTATAATGGACCTATGACTCTATTCGTGATAGCGGTGGTTGGGGTGGCGTGGATTGTAACCATCCTCCTACTGGTGATAGGGCTGACCATGTACTACCGTACCATTCTCCTGGACTCACCCTGGTGGCCTCTCACTGAAGGAGTCATCAACGtcgccctgttcctcctctacaTGGCTGCTGGTATCGTGTACCTGAATGACCTCAACCGTGGGG TGTGTTACATGACTATAGGTATTAACCCCATAATGTCCAGCCTGTGTCGGGTGGACGGGGGCCAGATGGCTGGCACGGCTTTCATCTTCATCAACATGCTGATGTACCTCATCAGCTTCCTGGTGTGTCTGAAGATGTGGAGGCACGAGGCCACCCGCAGGGAGGTGGAGTTCTTTGAGAACCAG GAGAATCTGAGGCCCATCCCTGTGGCCCAGACCAAATCTCCCAATCCGCAGACCAAGAGGATTGTATTTGAGGATGAGATGGACAGCTCAATGAGGGCAACCAAACTCCTCCACGTCACAGACTTTCAGCAAGAGGAGCCAGGCAGCCGGAACAGAGCCATCCCCACAGGGTACGCCCAGAAGCCCAGAGTCATCGCCGATTATGTCAT GAAGTATCCAGAAATCTCCTCTTTGGAGGATAGGGAGAAATACAAAGCTGTCTTCAACGACCAGTATCAGGAGTACAAGGACCTTCACAAAGACATCAGTGAGACCCTCGTGAAGTTCAGAGAGCTGGATGCCATGATGGGTAAACTCCTCAAAGATGGCAACAGTCATGAG GAGCAGAAAAGAATCCAGCGGATTTTGAAGAAGTACGAGCAAAAAAAGAGT GACCCCGCCTTCCTGGAGAAGAAGGAACGATGTGACTATCTGAAAGCTAAATTAAGCCACATCAAGAACAGGATCCGCAATTTCGACCAAGACACCATGGCAAAGGTTCGGATGTGA